The Bacteriovorax sp. Seq25_V genome includes a region encoding these proteins:
- a CDS encoding GrpB family protein, with product MIEFVDYDPIWTKIFEKEMQSLMKLLKSNLIQCHHIGSTAIPSIKAVPCMDILCIVHTLDGISIFQNEFKKAGFSIQDSNDEKRINFYRHGASSSNILTKVTILEGTNEMALDMIDFKEYLNAEPEVAKEYERMKLAHKGPIEIYEQSKKLFIQTVLKTINS from the coding sequence ATGATTGAATTTGTTGATTACGATCCAATTTGGACAAAGATTTTCGAAAAAGAAATGCAAAGTTTAATGAAGCTCTTAAAGAGTAATCTTATCCAGTGTCATCATATTGGGTCGACAGCAATACCATCTATCAAGGCAGTTCCATGCATGGATATCCTATGTATTGTTCATACACTTGATGGGATTTCAATTTTTCAAAATGAATTTAAGAAGGCAGGATTTTCAATTCAAGATTCAAATGATGAGAAAAGAATCAACTTCTACCGCCATGGCGCAAGTAGTTCAAATATTTTAACAAAAGTAACAATCCTGGAAGGAACGAATGAAATGGCCTTGGATATGATTGACTTCAAAGAATATCTCAATGCTGAACCAGAGGTTGCTAAAGAATATGAAAGAATGAAATTGGCACATAAAGGACCAATCGAAATCTACGAGCAATCAAAGAAGTTATTTATTCAAACCGTTTTAAAAACAATTAACTCATAA
- a CDS encoding FecR domain-containing protein has protein sequence MGNIFRILIFMIVFAELSVAAEESNIGTVVELNGKVILTRDNKNEILTVQKTVNESDSIRTSKKGYAQILMKDDTLVKLSQNTSLNLVEFKSENQKNRQVTYDLELGKIRVLVNQKLGKGHIKLKTRALTLGVRGTEFLVNSYLGKGKYETDVAVLEGVVEIFILNKNGVPVPGMNIQLNPGEYLNSTKANEVGVSLAVQQIPYDVFTALKSKADTFLENKKMKVIETPNFDKAPKTPTSKDEDTSSDGSTIKEPTSGSTDLEETVESNYEVVEDGLNNLNDEFIEQTIISAEDELEDILNKAEESVDISIDRTDSDVPTSSGGGTDQATDQATRQAEREAAKAARSADREVARAERDAAKAERAAQQSIDKAEREAEREERKNSRGN, from the coding sequence ATGGGCAATATATTTCGAATACTCATTTTCATGATTGTATTTGCAGAGTTATCAGTAGCGGCAGAGGAGAGTAATATCGGTACTGTCGTTGAGTTAAATGGGAAAGTGATATTAACTCGTGACAACAAAAATGAAATTCTAACTGTTCAAAAAACAGTGAATGAAAGTGATAGTATCAGAACTTCAAAAAAGGGATATGCTCAGATCCTCATGAAAGATGATACACTCGTGAAGTTGTCTCAAAACACAAGTCTTAACCTCGTTGAGTTTAAGTCCGAAAATCAAAAAAATCGTCAAGTAACCTATGATCTTGAATTAGGGAAAATAAGAGTCCTTGTAAATCAAAAGTTAGGTAAAGGACACATCAAACTAAAAACACGTGCACTCACGCTTGGTGTGCGAGGAACTGAGTTTCTAGTTAACTCCTATCTTGGCAAAGGGAAGTATGAGACCGATGTTGCTGTACTCGAGGGAGTTGTTGAAATTTTCATACTGAATAAGAATGGTGTACCAGTTCCTGGAATGAATATTCAACTCAATCCAGGAGAATATTTAAATTCCACTAAGGCAAATGAAGTAGGAGTGAGCTTAGCCGTTCAACAAATTCCTTATGACGTTTTCACAGCATTAAAATCAAAAGCGGACACTTTTCTTGAGAATAAGAAAATGAAAGTCATTGAAACTCCAAATTTTGATAAAGCTCCAAAAACTCCAACTAGTAAGGATGAGGATACTAGTAGTGATGGTTCTACAATAAAGGAGCCGACATCGGGCAGCACAGATCTCGAAGAGACGGTCGAATCAAACTACGAAGTAGTTGAAGATGGACTTAATAATCTCAATGATGAATTCATTGAACAGACAATTATCTCAGCTGAAGATGAGCTCGAAGATATCCTTAATAAGGCCGAAGAATCAGTTGATATCTCAATTGATAGAACGGATAGTGATGTTCCAACTTCTTCTGGTGGAGGGACAGATCAGGCAACAGATCAGGCAACAAGACAAGCGGAAAGAGAAGCAGCGAAAGCTGCAAGATCTGCTGATCGTGAAGTCGCACGTGCCGAAAGAGATGCAGCTAAAGCCGAGAGAGCGGCACAACAATCAATTGACAAAGCCGAGAGAGAAGCAGAAAGAGAAGAGAGGAAAAACTCGCGAGGAAACTAG
- a CDS encoding adenylate/guanylate cyclase domain-containing protein, with product MKKKIWPFQIPFIILLSFLMIVYKYGENGRIENNFIREHIYPTTQLISRNFTDLKFKLTPQRKPINKIVIVGIDSNSLEAIGRWPWSRDYMALLLESIMRHDPKVVGLDIVFSERDQRVPDELANFLRKNKLGSIINNFETDYIFQNTIKKYSEKLVLGWVTETNCRPAFDPVCRQYILDPSYVEAHPVDYQRFSIPFKKAGFDNQLTPLMSIIDPIANIDLFNSVASHVGVLNITPDADGIVRSADLVFYMDNQAYPVLPLEMALTGTNDKLEIELSDKLLIEKLLFQNEKRELKLNNLGKLNINFLGDKFSFPYVSALDLMGEGDEVKLMDGGDTIYSKKELLKDAYVLVGLTAVAAFDTRSFPTGENIPGVEGHATILDNLLSDTYFYTYDLSTEIIINLLIMIAGGIVFNYICVHMSAMRSFGFYLLIMTSIGYADLIFLFEKNIKWENAFVFIEFNIIYFLAVLIKYIIEERDKKFFKEAFGNYISPELIGQMYESGSMPQLGGATRHLTAFFTDIQSFSTFSEALTPDRLVELLNEYLTVMTDILINNGGTLDKYEGDAIIAFFGAPLEFEDHAFRSCKVAVEMQESLVKLRHKWKLMGDVYPEYVREMKMRIGINTGLILSGNMGSRKRMNYTMMGDDVNLAARLESSAKQYGVYIHVSESTYNEANENFLFRELDTIRVVGRKSATKTYELLCRKEDAPEAMQKLVHLFEGALILYRDKNWREALSKFAECLILEDQRFPDVKIPLNPSLVYIERCEHFILEPPDENWDGVFELIDK from the coding sequence ATGAAAAAGAAAATTTGGCCATTCCAAATTCCTTTCATTATTTTGCTGTCATTTTTGATGATAGTTTACAAGTATGGTGAAAATGGACGAATTGAAAATAATTTCATCAGAGAGCATATTTATCCAACGACACAATTAATATCGAGAAACTTTACAGATTTAAAATTCAAACTAACTCCGCAGAGAAAACCAATCAATAAGATAGTCATCGTGGGAATTGATAGTAACTCCCTCGAAGCAATCGGGCGGTGGCCCTGGTCGCGAGACTATATGGCGCTTTTACTTGAAAGTATTATGCGACATGATCCTAAGGTTGTTGGGCTAGATATTGTTTTCTCTGAAAGAGATCAGCGTGTTCCTGATGAATTGGCTAATTTTTTGAGAAAGAATAAACTTGGGTCAATCATCAATAATTTTGAAACAGATTATATCTTCCAAAATACCATCAAAAAATATAGTGAGAAGCTCGTTCTTGGATGGGTGACAGAGACAAATTGTCGTCCTGCATTTGATCCTGTCTGTCGACAATATATTCTTGACCCTAGTTACGTTGAAGCTCATCCAGTCGATTACCAAAGATTTTCTATTCCATTTAAAAAAGCAGGGTTTGATAACCAATTAACACCTTTAATGTCTATCATTGATCCGATTGCAAATATTGATCTTTTTAATTCAGTCGCTTCTCATGTTGGTGTCTTAAATATCACTCCCGATGCAGACGGTATTGTTCGAAGTGCTGATTTGGTTTTCTATATGGATAATCAGGCGTACCCAGTTTTACCACTTGAAATGGCACTAACTGGAACTAATGATAAGCTTGAAATTGAGTTGTCGGATAAACTTCTGATTGAGAAATTATTATTTCAAAATGAGAAACGTGAATTGAAATTAAATAATCTTGGGAAGCTTAATATTAACTTTCTCGGAGATAAATTTTCATTTCCTTATGTTTCTGCTCTGGATCTTATGGGGGAGGGAGATGAAGTTAAATTAATGGATGGGGGAGATACTATCTATTCTAAGAAAGAGCTATTAAAAGATGCCTATGTTCTTGTGGGGTTAACTGCTGTTGCGGCATTTGATACGAGAAGCTTTCCAACGGGTGAAAATATTCCCGGAGTTGAGGGGCATGCAACAATTCTTGATAACCTTTTAAGTGATACTTATTTTTATACTTATGATCTGAGTACCGAAATTATTATTAACCTTTTAATCATGATTGCTGGTGGGATTGTCTTTAACTATATCTGTGTGCATATGAGTGCAATGAGGAGTTTTGGATTCTATCTCCTGATTATGACTTCTATTGGTTATGCAGATCTTATTTTTTTATTCGAAAAAAATATTAAATGGGAAAATGCATTTGTATTTATTGAGTTTAATATAATCTACTTCCTTGCTGTTCTGATTAAGTACATCATTGAGGAACGTGATAAAAAGTTTTTTAAAGAGGCCTTTGGGAATTATATTTCTCCAGAATTAATCGGGCAGATGTATGAATCAGGATCAATGCCTCAGCTTGGTGGAGCAACAAGACATCTAACGGCGTTTTTTACTGATATTCAAAGTTTCTCTACCTTTTCTGAAGCTTTGACTCCTGATCGCCTTGTTGAGTTATTAAATGAATATCTAACAGTAATGACAGATATCCTGATTAATAATGGGGGAACGCTAGATAAGTATGAGGGGGATGCGATTATTGCGTTCTTTGGAGCGCCTTTAGAATTTGAGGATCATGCGTTTAGGTCTTGCAAAGTTGCAGTGGAAATGCAGGAATCACTTGTAAAGCTTAGACACAAATGGAAGTTGATGGGAGATGTTTATCCTGAATATGTAAGAGAAATGAAAATGCGAATTGGAATCAATACGGGTCTAATTCTTTCTGGAAATATGGGGTCGCGTAAGAGAATGAATTACACTATGATGGGGGATGATGTTAATTTAGCCGCACGTCTCGAGTCTTCAGCTAAACAATATGGTGTTTACATTCATGTTAGCGAGAGCACGTATAACGAAGCAAATGAGAACTTTCTTTTTCGCGAGCTAGATACAATTAGAGTCGTTGGTAGAAAAAGTGCAACTAAGACATACGAATTACTTTGTCGTAAAGAGGATGCTCCAGAGGCGATGCAGAAGCTTGTTCATTTATTTGAAGGGGCACTTATACTGTACCGTGACAAGAATTGGAGAGAGGCCCTTTCTAAGTTTGCAGAATGCTTAATTCTTGAAGATCAGAGATTCCCCGATGTTAAAATTCCATTAAATCCATCACTTGTATATATTGAACGTTGTGAACATTTTATCCTAGAACCACCAGACGAAAATTGGGATGGGGTATTTGAACTTATCGATAAATAG